The Nycticebus coucang isolate mNycCou1 chromosome 5, mNycCou1.pri, whole genome shotgun sequence genome window below encodes:
- the KCNC4 gene encoding potassium voltage-gated channel subfamily C member 4 isoform X6: MISSVCVSSYRGRKSGNKPPSKTCLKEEMAKGEASEKIIINVGGTRHETYRSTLRTLPGTRLAWLADPDGGGRPETDGAGAGSSGSNGGGGCEFFFDRHPGVFAYVLNYYRTGKLHCPADVCGPLFEEELTFWGIDETDVEPCCWMTYRQHRDAEEALDIFESPDGGGGGGGAGPNDEAGDDERELALQRLGPHEGCAGSGSGSGGCRGWQPRMWALFEDPYSSRAARVVAFASLFFILVSITTFCLETHEAFNIDRNVTEIHRVGNITSVRFRREVETEPILTYIEGVCVLWFTLEFLVRIVCCPDTLDFVKNLLNIIDFVAILPFYLEVGLSGLSSKAARDVLGFLRVVRFVRILRIFKLTRHFVGLRVLGHTLRASTNEFLLLIIFLALGVLIFATMIYYAERIGARPSDPRGNDHTDFKNIPIGFWWAVVTMTTLGYGDMYPKTWSGMLVGALCALAGVLTIAMPVPVIVNNFGMYYSLAMAKQKLPKKRKKHVPRPAQLESPMYCKSEETSPRDSTYSDTSPPAREEGMVERNRADSKQNGDANAVLSDEEGGGLTQPLASAPTPEERRALRRSATRDRNKKAAACFLLSTGDFACADGSVRKGAAPQSHCHPRPRPPLNTAKAS, encoded by the exons ATGATCAGCTCGGTGTGTGTCTCCTCCTACCGCGGGCGCAAGTCGGGGAACAAGCCTCCGTCCAAAACATGTCTGAAGGAAGAAATGGCCAAGGGCGAGGCGTCGGAGAAGATCATCATCAACGTGGGCGGCACGCGACATGAGACCTACCGCAGCACCCTGCGCACCCTACCGGGCACCCGCCTCGCCTGGCTGGCCGACCCCGACGGCGGGGGCCGGCCTGAGACCGATGGCGCTGGTGCAGGCAGCAGCGGCAGCAACGGCGGCGGGGGCTGCGAGTTCTTCTTCGACAGGCACCCGGGTGTGTTCGCCTACGTGCTCAACTACTACCGCACCGGCAAGCTGCACTGCCCCGCCGACGTGTGCGGGCCGCTTTTCGAGGAGGAGCTCACCTTCTGGGGCATCGACGAGACCGACGTGGAGCCTTGCTGCTGGATGACCTACCGGCAACACCGGGACGCCGAGGAGGCACTTGACATCTTTGAGAGCCCGGACGGAGGTGGCGGCGGCGGTGGTGCAGGGCCCAACGACGAGGCTGGCGACGATGAGCGAGAGCTGGCCCTACAGCGCCTGGGTCCTCACGAGGGATGTGCAGGCTCGGGCTCAGGGTCCGGGGGCTGCCGCGGCTGGCAGCCCCGCATGTGGGCGCTCTTCGAGGATCCCTACTCTTCCAGGGCGGCCAGG GTGGTGGCCTTTGCCTCTCTTTTCTTCATCCTGGTCTCCATCACCACCTTCTGCCTGGAGACGCACGAGGCCTTCAACATTGACCGCAACGTGACAGAGATCCACCGTGTGGGGAACATCACCAGCGTGCGCTTCCGGCGTGAGGTGGAGACAGAGCCCATCCTGACCTACATTGAGGGCGTGTGTGTGCTGTGGTTCACGCTGGAGTTCCTGGTACGCATTGTGTGCTGCCCTGACACCCTGGACTTTGTCAAGAACCTGCTGAACATCATCGACTTTGTGGCCATCCTGCCCTTCTACCTGGAGGTGGGACTGAGTGGCCTGTCATCCAAGGCGGCCCGTGACGTGCTGGGCTTCCTGCGCGTGGTGCGCTTCGTGCGTATCCTGCGCATCTTCAAGCTCACACGCCACTTCGTAGGGCTGCGGGTGCTGGGCCACACGCTGCGGGCGAGCACCAACGAGTTCCTGCTGCTCATCATCTTCCTGGCCCTGGGCGTGCTCATCTTCGCCACAATGATCTACTACGCTGAGCGCATTGGGGCCAGACCCTCTGACCCACGGGGCAATGACCACACTGACTTTAAGAACATCCCCATCGGCTTCTGGTGGGCTGTGGTGACCATGACAACACTGGGCTATGGGGACATGTACCCCAAGACGTGGTCAGGCATGCTGGTGGGGGCATTGTGTGCGCTGGCAGGCGTGCTCACCATCGCCATGCCAGTGCCCGTCATTGTCAACAATTTCGGCATGTACTACTCCCTGGCAATGGCCAAGCAGAAGCTGCCCAAGAAACGGAAGAAGCACGTGCCACGGCCAGCCCAGCTTGAGTCACCTATGTACTGCAAGTCCGAGGAGACCTCGCCCCGGGACAGCACCTATAGTGATACCAGCCCCCCTGCCCGGGAAGAGGGTATGGTCGAGAGGAACCGGGCAG ACTCCAAGCAGAATGGCGATGCCAATGCAGTGCTGTCAGATGAGGAGGGAGGTGGCCTCACCCAGCCCCTGGCCTCTGCCCCTACGCCCGAGGAGCGCCGGGCCCTGCGACGCTCTGCCACTCGAGACAGAAACAAGAAGGCAGCTGCCTGCTTCCTGCTCAGCACTGGGGACTTTGCCTGTGCTGATGGTAGTGTCCGGAAAG GCGCTGCTCCACAGAGTCACTGCCATCCTCGCCCCAGGCCTCCCTTAAACACAGCAAAGGCTTCTTGA
- the KCNC4 gene encoding potassium voltage-gated channel subfamily C member 4 isoform X8, with amino-acid sequence MISSVCVSSYRGRKSGNKPPSKTCLKEEMAKGEASEKIIINVGGTRHETYRSTLRTLPGTRLAWLADPDGGGRPETDGAGAGSSGSNGGGGCEFFFDRHPGVFAYVLNYYRTGKLHCPADVCGPLFEEELTFWGIDETDVEPCCWMTYRQHRDAEEALDIFESPDGGGGGGGAGPNDEAGDDERELALQRLGPHEGCAGSGSGSGGCRGWQPRMWALFEDPYSSRAARVVAFASLFFILVSITTFCLETHEAFNIDRNVTEIHRVGNITSVRFRREVETEPILTYIEGVCVLWFTLEFLVRIVCCPDTLDFVKNLLNIIDFVAILPFYLEVGLSGLSSKAARDVLGFLRVVRFVRILRIFKLTRHFVGLRVLGHTLRASTNEFLLLIIFLALGVLIFATMIYYAERIGARPSDPRGNDHTDFKNIPIGFWWAVVTMTTLGYGDMYPKTWSGMLVGALCALAGVLTIAMPVPVIVNNFGMYYSLAMAKQKLPKKRKKHVPRPAQLESPMYCKSEETSPRDSTYSDTSPPAREEGMVERNRADSKQNGDANAVLSDEEGGGLTQPLASAPTPEERRALRRSATRDRNKKAAACFLLSTGDFACADGSVRKEGNVEPKVCVPVSHTCAL; translated from the exons ATGATCAGCTCGGTGTGTGTCTCCTCCTACCGCGGGCGCAAGTCGGGGAACAAGCCTCCGTCCAAAACATGTCTGAAGGAAGAAATGGCCAAGGGCGAGGCGTCGGAGAAGATCATCATCAACGTGGGCGGCACGCGACATGAGACCTACCGCAGCACCCTGCGCACCCTACCGGGCACCCGCCTCGCCTGGCTGGCCGACCCCGACGGCGGGGGCCGGCCTGAGACCGATGGCGCTGGTGCAGGCAGCAGCGGCAGCAACGGCGGCGGGGGCTGCGAGTTCTTCTTCGACAGGCACCCGGGTGTGTTCGCCTACGTGCTCAACTACTACCGCACCGGCAAGCTGCACTGCCCCGCCGACGTGTGCGGGCCGCTTTTCGAGGAGGAGCTCACCTTCTGGGGCATCGACGAGACCGACGTGGAGCCTTGCTGCTGGATGACCTACCGGCAACACCGGGACGCCGAGGAGGCACTTGACATCTTTGAGAGCCCGGACGGAGGTGGCGGCGGCGGTGGTGCAGGGCCCAACGACGAGGCTGGCGACGATGAGCGAGAGCTGGCCCTACAGCGCCTGGGTCCTCACGAGGGATGTGCAGGCTCGGGCTCAGGGTCCGGGGGCTGCCGCGGCTGGCAGCCCCGCATGTGGGCGCTCTTCGAGGATCCCTACTCTTCCAGGGCGGCCAGG GTGGTGGCCTTTGCCTCTCTTTTCTTCATCCTGGTCTCCATCACCACCTTCTGCCTGGAGACGCACGAGGCCTTCAACATTGACCGCAACGTGACAGAGATCCACCGTGTGGGGAACATCACCAGCGTGCGCTTCCGGCGTGAGGTGGAGACAGAGCCCATCCTGACCTACATTGAGGGCGTGTGTGTGCTGTGGTTCACGCTGGAGTTCCTGGTACGCATTGTGTGCTGCCCTGACACCCTGGACTTTGTCAAGAACCTGCTGAACATCATCGACTTTGTGGCCATCCTGCCCTTCTACCTGGAGGTGGGACTGAGTGGCCTGTCATCCAAGGCGGCCCGTGACGTGCTGGGCTTCCTGCGCGTGGTGCGCTTCGTGCGTATCCTGCGCATCTTCAAGCTCACACGCCACTTCGTAGGGCTGCGGGTGCTGGGCCACACGCTGCGGGCGAGCACCAACGAGTTCCTGCTGCTCATCATCTTCCTGGCCCTGGGCGTGCTCATCTTCGCCACAATGATCTACTACGCTGAGCGCATTGGGGCCAGACCCTCTGACCCACGGGGCAATGACCACACTGACTTTAAGAACATCCCCATCGGCTTCTGGTGGGCTGTGGTGACCATGACAACACTGGGCTATGGGGACATGTACCCCAAGACGTGGTCAGGCATGCTGGTGGGGGCATTGTGTGCGCTGGCAGGCGTGCTCACCATCGCCATGCCAGTGCCCGTCATTGTCAACAATTTCGGCATGTACTACTCCCTGGCAATGGCCAAGCAGAAGCTGCCCAAGAAACGGAAGAAGCACGTGCCACGGCCAGCCCAGCTTGAGTCACCTATGTACTGCAAGTCCGAGGAGACCTCGCCCCGGGACAGCACCTATAGTGATACCAGCCCCCCTGCCCGGGAAGAGGGTATGGTCGAGAGGAACCGGGCAG ACTCCAAGCAGAATGGCGATGCCAATGCAGTGCTGTCAGATGAGGAGGGAGGTGGCCTCACCCAGCCCCTGGCCTCTGCCCCTACGCCCGAGGAGCGCCGGGCCCTGCGACGCTCTGCCACTCGAGACAGAAACAAGAAGGCAGCTGCCTGCTTCCTGCTCAGCACTGGGGACTTTGCCTGTGCTGATGGTAGTGTCCGGAAAG
- the KCNC4 gene encoding potassium voltage-gated channel subfamily C member 4 isoform X5 produces the protein MISSVCVSSYRGRKSGNKPPSKTCLKEEMAKGEASEKIIINVGGTRHETYRSTLRTLPGTRLAWLADPDGGGRPETDGAGAGSSGSNGGGGCEFFFDRHPGVFAYVLNYYRTGKLHCPADVCGPLFEEELTFWGIDETDVEPCCWMTYRQHRDAEEALDIFESPDGGGGGGGAGPNDEAGDDERELALQRLGPHEGCAGSGSGSGGCRGWQPRMWALFEDPYSSRAARVVAFASLFFILVSITTFCLETHEAFNIDRNVTEIHRVGNITSVRFRREVETEPILTYIEGVCVLWFTLEFLVRIVCCPDTLDFVKNLLNIIDFVAILPFYLEVGLSGLSSKAARDVLGFLRVVRFVRILRIFKLTRHFVGLRVLGHTLRASTNEFLLLIIFLALGVLIFATMIYYAERIGARPSDPRGNDHTDFKNIPIGFWWAVVTMTTLGYGDMYPKTWSGMLVGALCALAGVLTIAMPVPVIVNNFGMYYSLAMAKQKLPKKRKKHVPRPAQLESPMYCKSEETSPRDSTYSDTSPPAREEGMVERNRADSKQNGDANAVLSDEEGGGLTQPLASAPTPEERRALRRSATRDRNKKAAACFLLSTGDFACADGSVRKGLPLSHLPLPPSLCAVYSCQNRRLI, from the exons ATGATCAGCTCGGTGTGTGTCTCCTCCTACCGCGGGCGCAAGTCGGGGAACAAGCCTCCGTCCAAAACATGTCTGAAGGAAGAAATGGCCAAGGGCGAGGCGTCGGAGAAGATCATCATCAACGTGGGCGGCACGCGACATGAGACCTACCGCAGCACCCTGCGCACCCTACCGGGCACCCGCCTCGCCTGGCTGGCCGACCCCGACGGCGGGGGCCGGCCTGAGACCGATGGCGCTGGTGCAGGCAGCAGCGGCAGCAACGGCGGCGGGGGCTGCGAGTTCTTCTTCGACAGGCACCCGGGTGTGTTCGCCTACGTGCTCAACTACTACCGCACCGGCAAGCTGCACTGCCCCGCCGACGTGTGCGGGCCGCTTTTCGAGGAGGAGCTCACCTTCTGGGGCATCGACGAGACCGACGTGGAGCCTTGCTGCTGGATGACCTACCGGCAACACCGGGACGCCGAGGAGGCACTTGACATCTTTGAGAGCCCGGACGGAGGTGGCGGCGGCGGTGGTGCAGGGCCCAACGACGAGGCTGGCGACGATGAGCGAGAGCTGGCCCTACAGCGCCTGGGTCCTCACGAGGGATGTGCAGGCTCGGGCTCAGGGTCCGGGGGCTGCCGCGGCTGGCAGCCCCGCATGTGGGCGCTCTTCGAGGATCCCTACTCTTCCAGGGCGGCCAGG GTGGTGGCCTTTGCCTCTCTTTTCTTCATCCTGGTCTCCATCACCACCTTCTGCCTGGAGACGCACGAGGCCTTCAACATTGACCGCAACGTGACAGAGATCCACCGTGTGGGGAACATCACCAGCGTGCGCTTCCGGCGTGAGGTGGAGACAGAGCCCATCCTGACCTACATTGAGGGCGTGTGTGTGCTGTGGTTCACGCTGGAGTTCCTGGTACGCATTGTGTGCTGCCCTGACACCCTGGACTTTGTCAAGAACCTGCTGAACATCATCGACTTTGTGGCCATCCTGCCCTTCTACCTGGAGGTGGGACTGAGTGGCCTGTCATCCAAGGCGGCCCGTGACGTGCTGGGCTTCCTGCGCGTGGTGCGCTTCGTGCGTATCCTGCGCATCTTCAAGCTCACACGCCACTTCGTAGGGCTGCGGGTGCTGGGCCACACGCTGCGGGCGAGCACCAACGAGTTCCTGCTGCTCATCATCTTCCTGGCCCTGGGCGTGCTCATCTTCGCCACAATGATCTACTACGCTGAGCGCATTGGGGCCAGACCCTCTGACCCACGGGGCAATGACCACACTGACTTTAAGAACATCCCCATCGGCTTCTGGTGGGCTGTGGTGACCATGACAACACTGGGCTATGGGGACATGTACCCCAAGACGTGGTCAGGCATGCTGGTGGGGGCATTGTGTGCGCTGGCAGGCGTGCTCACCATCGCCATGCCAGTGCCCGTCATTGTCAACAATTTCGGCATGTACTACTCCCTGGCAATGGCCAAGCAGAAGCTGCCCAAGAAACGGAAGAAGCACGTGCCACGGCCAGCCCAGCTTGAGTCACCTATGTACTGCAAGTCCGAGGAGACCTCGCCCCGGGACAGCACCTATAGTGATACCAGCCCCCCTGCCCGGGAAGAGGGTATGGTCGAGAGGAACCGGGCAG ACTCCAAGCAGAATGGCGATGCCAATGCAGTGCTGTCAGATGAGGAGGGAGGTGGCCTCACCCAGCCCCTGGCCTCTGCCCCTACGCCCGAGGAGCGCCGGGCCCTGCGACGCTCTGCCACTCGAGACAGAAACAAGAAGGCAGCTGCCTGCTTCCTGCTCAGCACTGGGGACTTTGCCTGTGCTGATGGTAGTGTCCGGAAAG GCCTGCCTCTGAGTCACCTGCCGCTCCCACCCAGCCTCTGCGCTGTGTATTCCTGCCAGAACCGGAGACTCATCTAA